A section of the Jannaschia sp. S6380 genome encodes:
- a CDS encoding DUF4177 domain-containing protein — MRHDPTQSSVIYEYEVIPAPTKPERQPGLKTDGERIAFMLSEIFNELAEEGWEYVRADTINIDNVTGIAGNAPKGHTLLVFRRPLTLPAPRQSSDALVPDNRVA; from the coding sequence ATGAGACACGACCCCACGCAATCCTCCGTCATCTATGAGTACGAGGTCATTCCGGCCCCCACCAAGCCCGAGCGCCAGCCCGGCCTGAAGACGGATGGCGAGCGCATCGCCTTCATGCTGTCGGAGATCTTCAACGAACTGGCCGAGGAAGGCTGGGAATACGTGCGCGCCGACACGATCAACATCGACAACGTGACCGGCATCGCCGGCAACGCGCCCAAGGGCCACACGCTGCTGGTCTTCCGCAGGCCGCTGACATTGCCCGCCCCGCGCCAGTCCAGCGATGCCCTCGTCCCGGACAACCGTGTGGCCTGA
- a CDS encoding fasciclin domain-containing protein has translation MKTLTIATTAALTLATAAPAEIMVGGAEMFADRNIIENAVNSADHETLVAAVKAADLVETLQGEGPFTVFAPTDAAFARISDASLNALLAPENKAQLQQVLTCHVVAADVMAGAIRGMIDDDGGSHPVPTLGGCVLDATYDGDAIMLTDENGRVANVTIADVAQSNGVIHVIDRVLLPKQ, from the coding sequence ATGAAAACCCTCACCATCGCCACCACAGCGGCCCTGACCCTCGCCACGGCCGCGCCGGCCGAAATCATGGTCGGCGGCGCCGAAATGTTCGCCGATCGCAACATCATCGAGAACGCGGTCAACTCGGCCGATCACGAAACCCTGGTCGCCGCCGTCAAGGCCGCCGACCTGGTCGAGACCCTGCAGGGCGAGGGGCCGTTCACCGTGTTCGCCCCGACCGACGCCGCCTTCGCGCGCATTTCGGACGCGTCGCTGAACGCCCTTCTTGCCCCCGAGAACAAGGCCCAGTTGCAACAGGTGCTGACCTGTCATGTCGTCGCCGCCGACGTGATGGCCGGCGCCATCCGCGGCATGATCGACGATGATGGTGGCAGCCATCCGGTCCCGACCCTGGGCGGTTGTGTCCTCGACGCGACCTATGACGGCGACGCGATCATGCTGACCGACGAGAACGGTCGCGTTGCCAACGTCACCATTGCCGATGTCGCGCAGTCCAACGGCGTGATCCATGTCATCGACCGGGTCCTGCTGCCCAAGCAGTGA
- a CDS encoding DUF2235 domain-containing protein, with amino-acid sequence MKRIVILCDGTWNAAEAPHPTNVVRLGQALAARGDDDVEQVPIYIEGVGTGRRGVTWLARQSDRWLGGAMGFGLMANVVEAYRHLIFLYEPGDEVMIFGFSRGAFTARSLAGFIRFTGLLERAKLGRLPEAVRRYSERRIETPERRQSRNAEWRAVHSRWIMTDPNDAPVYEEMGADEAIPFEIAFLGIWDTVGALGIPGHFTTAPILNRRHAFHDTDLSPMVRAARHAVAIDERRKSFRPTLWSNLAELNAGREGRPYRQEWFAGDHGAVGGGGEITALSAITLGWLMEGAGDEGLGFDPNVSERLRGEMDPMGPLTNSKVAKGGVVAAMMRRFGASRDPVGDLGDVSHPGRERWAFEAKDAGFQPYRPEPLRPLEPDLHAWKAARVT; translated from the coding sequence ATGAAGCGCATCGTCATCCTTTGCGACGGAACCTGGAACGCCGCCGAGGCCCCGCACCCGACGAACGTGGTCCGGCTTGGTCAGGCGTTGGCGGCCCGCGGCGACGACGACGTGGAACAGGTCCCGATCTATATCGAGGGCGTGGGCACAGGGCGGCGCGGGGTGACCTGGCTGGCCCGTCAATCCGACCGTTGGCTGGGCGGCGCGATGGGGTTCGGGCTGATGGCCAACGTGGTCGAGGCCTATCGCCATCTGATCTTCCTCTACGAGCCGGGGGACGAGGTCATGATCTTCGGCTTCTCGCGCGGGGCGTTCACGGCCCGGTCTCTGGCCGGGTTCATCCGGTTCACCGGTCTGCTGGAACGCGCCAAGCTCGGTCGCCTGCCCGAGGCCGTCCGCCGCTATTCCGAGCGGCGGATCGAGACCCCGGAGCGGCGCCAGTCGCGCAACGCGGAATGGCGCGCGGTCCATTCGCGCTGGATCATGACCGACCCGAACGACGCCCCCGTCTACGAGGAGATGGGGGCCGATGAGGCGATCCCCTTCGAGATCGCGTTCCTGGGCATCTGGGACACGGTGGGCGCGCTGGGCATTCCGGGGCATTTCACCACCGCGCCGATCCTGAACCGGCGCCATGCGTTCCACGACACCGATCTGTCGCCCATGGTCCGCGCGGCGCGCCATGCCGTCGCCATCGACGAACGGCGCAAGTCGTTCCGCCCGACGCTCTGGTCCAACCTGGCCGAGTTGAACGCCGGTCGCGAGGGGCGGCCCTACCGGCAAGAGTGGTTCGCCGGCGATCATGGCGCCGTCGGGGGCGGCGGAGAGATCACCGCGCTGAGCGCCATCACGCTGGGCTGGCTGATGGAAGGGGCCGGGGACGAGGGGCTCGGGTTCGACCCGAATGTCAGCGAGCGTCTGCGCGGGGAGATGGACCCGATGGGCCCGCTGACCAATTCCAAGGTTGCCAAGGGCGGCGTCGTCGCCGCGATGATGCGCCGGTTCGGGGCGTCGCGCGACCCGGTCGGCGATCTGGGCGACGTCAGCCATCCGGGACGCGAGCGGTGGGCGTTCGAGGCCAAGGACGCCGGTTTCCAGCCCTATCGCCCCGAACCGCTCCGGCCGTTGGAGCCGGACCTTCACGCGTGGAAGGCGGCGCGCGTCACTTGA
- a CDS encoding BolA family protein yields the protein MQMQDIIRERLEAAFDPARLEVVNESAKHAGHAGDDGSGESHWHVAMTSAAFAGQGRVARHRMVHAALGDVMARIHALSLDLSEGE from the coding sequence ATGCAGATGCAGGATATCATTCGCGAGCGGCTCGAAGCGGCGTTCGACCCCGCGAGGTTGGAGGTCGTGAACGAAAGCGCCAAACATGCCGGGCATGCGGGCGACGACGGATCGGGCGAAAGCCATTGGCACGTCGCGATGACCTCCGCCGCCTTCGCCGGGCAGGGCCGCGTCGCCCGTCACCGCATGGTGCACGCCGCGCTGGGCGACGTCATGGCGCGCATACACGCATTGTCCCTGGATCTGTCCGAAGGCGAGTGA
- a CDS encoding J domain-containing protein, producing the protein MTKSDPFNFDMRVSSAKKRNPRGKRGMSGAVETSTRICDHEGCEEGGKYRAPKSRDTTDDYYWFCKDHVREYNAKWSFFDGATEAELARQAQADERPTQPFRRTVEERAWARLGIEDAHQVLGGNATRNPGRGVVGRKLPPTERKALDILEAKDDWTKASIRKAYKGLIKILHPDMNGGDRSQEEQLSEVVWAWDQLKDSRNFK; encoded by the coding sequence ATGACCAAGAGTGACCCGTTCAATTTCGACATGCGTGTCAGCAGCGCCAAGAAGCGCAATCCCCGTGGCAAGCGGGGCATGTCGGGCGCCGTCGAAACCTCGACCCGCATCTGCGATCACGAGGGCTGCGAGGAAGGCGGCAAGTATCGCGCGCCCAAGAGCCGGGACACTACCGACGACTATTACTGGTTCTGCAAGGACCACGTGCGCGAATACAACGCCAAGTGGAGCTTTTTCGACGGCGCCACCGAGGCCGAACTGGCGCGCCAGGCCCAGGCCGACGAGCGGCCGACGCAGCCCTTCCGCCGGACGGTCGAGGAACGCGCCTGGGCCAGGCTGGGGATCGAGGACGCGCACCAGGTTCTGGGCGGCAACGCCACGCGCAATCCCGGGCGCGGTGTCGTGGGTCGCAAGCTGCCCCCGACCGAACGCAAGGCGCTGGATATCCTCGAGGCGAAGGACGACTGGACCAAGGCGTCCATCCGCAAGGCGTACAAGGGCCTGATCAAGATCCTGCACCCGGACATGAACGGCGGCGATCGCAGCCAGGAGGAACAGCTCTCCGAAGTCGTCTGGGCCTGGGATCAGTTGAAGGACAGCCGCAACTTCAAGTGA
- a CDS encoding anti-sigma factor → MTDTTDIDDDDALIGEYVLGLLDPDEAAEVERRLPDEPALSEHFRDWIEITTPMLVGRDVAPPPRLRARIEERLFEAGGRRRRWVAWGALLGGPVAAFAVAFLLLQPSQVFAPDFRAEILAEDATLRVSALADDDELRVTRLEGGPRSGRALEVWLIAGEAAPLSLGLLPDRGTLTVALPPSFAEGAVLAISDEPPGGSPTGAPTGDVLAVGAVTAL, encoded by the coding sequence ATGACCGATACGACCGATATCGACGACGACGATGCCCTGATCGGCGAATATGTCCTCGGTCTCCTCGACCCCGACGAGGCCGCCGAGGTGGAGCGCCGTCTGCCGGACGAACCCGCGTTGTCCGAGCATTTCCGCGACTGGATCGAGATCACCACTCCGATGCTCGTCGGTCGCGACGTGGCGCCGCCGCCCCGTCTGCGTGCCCGGATCGAGGAACGGCTGTTCGAGGCCGGCGGCCGGCGTCGCCGCTGGGTAGCCTGGGGCGCATTGCTCGGCGGCCCTGTCGCCGCCTTTGCGGTCGCGTTCCTGCTGTTGCAGCCGTCGCAGGTCTTCGCGCCCGACTTCCGGGCCGAGATCCTGGCCGAGGACGCGACGCTGCGGGTTTCGGCATTGGCCGATGACGACGAACTGCGCGTCACCCGTCTGGAGGGCGGTCCAAGGTCCGGGCGCGCGCTGGAGGTCTGGCTAATCGCCGGCGAGGCCGCGCCGCTTTCGCTGGGCCTTTTGCCCGATCGCGGAACCCTGACGGTCGCCCTGCCGCCGAGTTTCGCCGAGGGCGCCGTCCTCGCCATCAGCGACGAACCTCCGGGCGGCTCGCCGACCGGGGCGCCGACGGGCGACGTGTTGGCGGTGGGCGCGGTGACGGCGCTCTGA
- a CDS encoding sigma-70 family RNA polymerase sigma factor, translating to MATRELIERWLAGAALGDRQAFGRLYDATSAKLFGICLRVLGNRAEAEDALQDIYVKIWRNADRYRANGLSPISWMATVARNDCIDRLRKRRAEAARAEMPSDDILADATPGPEAGAVARGEARAIAACLEELEPRRSEAVRRAYLEGETYADLAARFEVPLNTMRTWLRRSLIALRECMAR from the coding sequence TTGGCCACACGCGAACTGATCGAGCGTTGGCTTGCGGGCGCGGCCCTGGGCGACCGGCAGGCGTTCGGCAGGCTCTACGACGCGACCTCGGCGAAACTCTTCGGGATCTGTTTGCGTGTCTTGGGCAACCGCGCGGAAGCCGAGGACGCCTTGCAGGACATTTACGTCAAGATCTGGCGCAACGCCGACCGCTACCGTGCGAACGGGCTCTCGCCGATTTCCTGGATGGCGACGGTGGCGCGCAACGATTGCATCGACCGGCTGCGCAAGCGCCGGGCCGAGGCCGCGCGCGCCGAGATGCCGTCCGACGACATCCTGGCCGACGCGACCCCCGGGCCGGAGGCGGGCGCCGTCGCCCGGGGCGAGGCGCGCGCCATCGCCGCCTGTCTGGAGGAGTTGGAGCCGCGCCGGTCGGAGGCCGTGCGTCGCGCCTACCTGGAAGGCGAGACCTATGCCGACCTGGCCGCACGGTTCGAGGTGCCGCTGAACACGATGCGGACCTGGCTCCGGCGCAGCCTCATCGCTCTGCGGGAGTGCATGGCGCGATGA
- the gatB gene encoding Asp-tRNA(Asn)/Glu-tRNA(Gln) amidotransferase subunit GatB, whose protein sequence is MLDVTAPTPKPRVIAGETHDWELVIGMEVHAQVASNAKLFSGASTRFGAEPNSNVAFVDAGMPGMLPVINEFCVAQAVRTGLGLNAEIHLKSAFDRKNYFYPDLPQGYQISQLYHPIVGEGEVLVELGDGTARVVRIERIHLEQDAGKSIHDMDPSMSFVDLNRTGVALMEIVSRPDIRGPEEAAAYIVKLRQIMRYLGTCDGNMQNGNLRADVNVSVCRPGQYEKYQETQDFGHLGTRCEIKNMNSMRFIQAAIDFEARRQIALLERGEAVVQETRLYDPDRGETRSMRSKEEAHDYRYFPDPDLLPLEIEQGWVDEIAAGLPELPDAKKARFVDEFGLSDYDARVLTADTDAAAYFEAVADASGNGKASANWVINNLFGRLKEDEREIEDSPMTPAQLASILRLIEAGDISGKIAKDLFEIVYAEGGDPAEIVDVRGLRQVTDTGAIEAAVDEIMAANPTQVEKAKDNPKLAGWFVGQVMKATGGKANPAVVNQIVAGKLAG, encoded by the coding sequence ATGCTCGACGTGACCGCACCCACACCGAAACCCCGCGTCATCGCGGGCGAAACGCATGACTGGGAACTGGTCATCGGGATGGAGGTGCATGCCCAGGTCGCGTCCAACGCCAAGCTCTTTTCGGGTGCCTCGACACGGTTCGGGGCCGAACCCAATTCCAACGTGGCCTTCGTGGACGCGGGCATGCCCGGCATGCTGCCCGTCATCAACGAGTTCTGTGTGGCGCAGGCGGTGCGCACGGGCCTCGGCCTGAACGCCGAGATCCACCTGAAGTCCGCCTTCGACCGCAAGAACTACTTCTATCCGGATCTGCCGCAGGGCTATCAGATCAGCCAGCTCTACCATCCCATCGTGGGCGAGGGCGAGGTTCTGGTCGAACTCGGCGATGGCACCGCGCGCGTCGTGCGGATCGAGCGGATCCATTTGGAACAGGACGCCGGCAAGTCGATCCACGACATGGATCCATCCATGTCCTTCGTCGATCTGAATCGCACCGGCGTCGCCCTGATGGAGATCGTCAGCCGCCCCGACATCCGCGGCCCCGAGGAAGCCGCCGCCTACATCGTCAAGCTGCGCCAGATCATGCGCTATCTGGGCACCTGCGACGGCAACATGCAGAACGGCAACCTGCGCGCTGACGTCAACGTCTCGGTCTGCCGTCCGGGCCAGTACGAGAAGTATCAGGAAACGCAGGATTTCGGCCACCTGGGGACGCGCTGCGAAATCAAGAATATGAATTCGATGCGCTTCATCCAGGCCGCCATCGATTTCGAGGCGCGCCGCCAGATCGCCCTGCTGGAGCGGGGCGAGGCGGTCGTGCAGGAGACGCGCCTCTACGATCCCGACCGCGGCGAGACACGGTCCATGCGATCCAAGGAGGAGGCGCATGACTACCGCTATTTCCCCGACCCCGACCTTCTGCCGCTGGAGATCGAGCAGGGCTGGGTCGACGAAATCGCGGCCGGCCTGCCGGAGCTGCCCGACGCCAAGAAGGCGCGGTTCGTCGACGAGTTCGGCCTGTCGGATTACGATGCCCGCGTGCTGACGGCGGATACCGATGCGGCCGCCTATTTCGAGGCCGTGGCCGACGCGTCCGGCAACGGCAAGGCGAGTGCCAACTGGGTCATCAACAACCTGTTCGGCCGCCTCAAGGAGGATGAGCGCGAGATCGAGGACAGCCCGATGACACCGGCGCAGCTGGCCAGCATCCTGCGGCTGATCGAGGCGGGGGACATTTCCGGCAAGATCGCCAAGGACCTGTTCGAGATCGTCTATGCCGAAGGCGGCGACCCGGCCGAGATCGTCGACGTACGCGGCCTTCGCCAAGTCACCGATACCGGCGCCATCGAGGCCGCGGTGGACGAGATCATGGCCGCGAACCCCACCCAGGTCGAGAAGGCGAAGGACAATCCCAAGCTTGCCGGGTGGTTCGTGGGGCAGGTGATGAAGGCCACCGGCGGCAAGGCCAATCCGGCCGTCGTGAACCAGATCGTGGCCGGGAAGCTTGCTGGATGA
- the cobS gene encoding cobaltochelatase subunit CobS, with translation MADGAMDMNAKPTKDISVREVFGIDSDMTVKGFDDPSERTPVIDTTYKFDPDTTLAILAGFGWNRRVMIQGYHGTGKSTHIEQVAARLNWPCVRVNLDSHISRIDLIGKDAIKLKDGVQVTEFHEGILPWALRNPVAIVFDEYDAGRADVMFVIQRVLEHDGKLTLMDQNEIITPHPSFRLFATANTVGLGDTTGLYHGTQQINQAQMDRWSMVATLNYLSHDAETMIVLAKNANYNNEKGRQTISRMVTVADLTRTAFMNGDLSTVMSPRTVLAWAQNAEIFRDVGYAFRLTFLNKCDELERQTVAEFYQRCFDEELPESAASMSLG, from the coding sequence ATGGCGGACGGCGCGATGGACATGAACGCGAAACCGACGAAGGACATCTCGGTCCGCGAAGTCTTCGGTATCGACAGCGACATGACCGTCAAGGGGTTCGACGACCCCTCCGAGCGCACGCCCGTCATCGACACGACCTACAAGTTCGACCCCGACACCACGCTGGCGATCCTGGCCGGTTTCGGCTGGAACCGCCGCGTGATGATCCAGGGCTATCACGGCACCGGCAAGTCGACCCATATCGAGCAGGTCGCGGCGCGCCTGAACTGGCCCTGCGTGCGCGTCAACCTCGACAGTCACATAAGCCGGATCGATCTGATCGGAAAGGACGCGATCAAGCTGAAGGACGGCGTCCAGGTGACGGAGTTTCACGAGGGGATCCTGCCCTGGGCCCTGCGCAATCCCGTCGCCATCGTGTTCGACGAATACGATGCCGGCCGCGCCGACGTGATGTTCGTGATCCAGCGGGTGCTGGAGCATGACGGCAAGCTGACGTTGATGGATCAGAACGAGATCATCACCCCCCATCCGTCCTTCCGCCTGTTCGCCACCGCCAACACGGTGGGTCTGGGCGACACGACCGGCCTCTATCACGGCACGCAGCAGATCAACCAGGCGCAGATGGACCGCTGGTCGATGGTGGCGACGCTGAACTATCTATCCCACGATGCCGAGACGATGATCGTCCTGGCAAAGAACGCGAACTACAACAACGAGAAGGGCCGCCAGACCATCAGCCGCATGGTCACGGTGGCCGACCTGACGCGGACGGCCTTCATGAACGGCGACCTGTCGACGGTCATGTCGCCCCGTACCGTGCTGGCCTGGGCCCAGAACGCCGAGATTTTCCGCGACGTGGGTTATGCGTTCCGCCTGACGTTCCTGAACAAGTGCGACGAGCTGGAACGCCAGACCGTCGCCGAGTTCTACCAGCGTTGCTTCGACGAGGAATTGCCGGAGAGCGCGGCGAGCATGTCGCTGGGGTGA
- a CDS encoding endonuclease/exonuclease/phosphatase family protein, translated as MRLRVCTFNIENLFTRFDFAGFGDTRAARYLPPVVQFLGDFGDGDLSKFPEFKRTLQTAAIAQDDDHRQHTALAIAQADADVYCLQEVDSIDALTRFMQAYVRKIGVDPYPNLILQEGNDPRGIDVAAITRDIRPAYARSHAALTVGDLRRSDIGAALLDRYPLAAAEGRGGGRIFRRDCQELEVLVGDTRVSLFNCHFKSMGGGRERSMGRRQLEAIAVRTIVEEKFPDPQTALWAVCGDLNDYRQVIRISKAAGSAETVRPLDDDAPSGVDPLLNGFGINLLDVLPATERWTHYYASARHKTQLDYIIAGPVMADKVRGDPVILREGMPHRVPNLDDPRYPRVGWDRPKASDHCPVVVEFDI; from the coding sequence ATGCGTCTGCGCGTCTGCACGTTCAACATCGAAAACCTGTTCACCCGCTTCGACTTCGCCGGGTTCGGCGACACGCGGGCGGCGCGCTATCTGCCGCCGGTGGTCCAGTTTCTCGGCGATTTCGGAGATGGCGACCTGTCCAAGTTCCCCGAATTCAAGCGAACCCTCCAGACCGCCGCCATCGCGCAGGACGATGACCACCGACAGCACACCGCGCTGGCGATCGCGCAGGCGGACGCGGACGTGTACTGCCTGCAGGAGGTCGACAGCATCGACGCCCTGACGCGGTTCATGCAGGCCTATGTGCGCAAGATCGGCGTCGATCCCTATCCGAACCTGATCCTGCAGGAAGGCAACGACCCGCGCGGCATCGACGTGGCCGCGATCACCCGCGACATTCGCCCCGCCTATGCCCGCAGCCATGCCGCCCTGACGGTGGGCGACCTGCGGCGCAGCGACATCGGCGCCGCCCTGCTGGACCGCTATCCCCTGGCCGCCGCCGAGGGCCGGGGCGGCGGCCGGATCTTTCGACGCGACTGTCAGGAACTGGAGGTTCTGGTCGGCGACACACGTGTCAGCCTGTTCAACTGTCACTTCAAGTCGATGGGCGGCGGGCGCGAGCGGTCGATGGGACGCCGGCAGTTGGAAGCGATCGCCGTGCGCACGATCGTGGAAGAGAAATTCCCCGATCCGCAGACCGCTCTCTGGGCCGTGTGCGGCGATCTGAACGACTATCGCCAGGTCATCCGCATCTCGAAGGCGGCCGGATCGGCCGAGACCGTTCGCCCGCTCGATGACGATGCGCCTTCGGGCGTCGACCCCTTGCTGAACGGGTTCGGGATCAATCTGCTGGACGTTCTGCCCGCCACCGAACGGTGGACGCACTACTACGCCAGCGCGCGGCACAAGACGCAGCTGGACTACATCATCGCGGGGCCGGTCATGGCCGACAAGGTGCGCGGCGACCCGGTCATCCTGCGCGAGGGCATGCCCCACCGCGTTCCGAACCTGGATGACCCGCGCTATCCCCGCGTGGGCTGGGATCGCCCCAAGGCGTCCGATCACTGTCCGGTGGTGGTGGAGTTCGACATCTGA
- the cobT gene encoding cobaltochelatase subunit CobT: MTNKPTDNPADPFKKALAEATKTMADDPELSVTYSVDPPGRTNDSVRLPQVSRRMTRDEVMLARGTADAFALRHRHHDAGVNARYLPQGNMARELYDAMEVARCEAVGARDMPGTAGNIDAKIGVEAARKGYGDVSDKAQIPLATAAGYWIRQMATGRGLPKGADNALDLWRGFIEEQTGDRLDNLQDVLGDQQAFARLARQLIDDLGYGDQLGDDPDQEDEDEEEEGQPEEEEEPDSTGSDDDEEDAEASPEQSQDQQDDPSQAQVSMDDMADQEAGEETEMPDADEAMDPPPPAPVSDADPNYTVFTEVHDEIVGAEELAEPAELERLRAYLDQQLEPLKGAVSRLANKLQRRLQAQQNRSWEFDLEEGILDAGRLARVVANPTTPLSFKMERDMEFRDTCVTLLLDNSGSMRGRPISIAAICADVLARTLERCGVKVEILGFTTRAWKGGLAREDWLKAERPAAPGRLNDLRHIIYKSADAPWRRVRPNLGLMMKEGLLKENIDGEALEWAHRRATARPEARKILMVISDGAPVDDSTLSVNPANYLEKHLRDVIAMVEKRRAVELLAIGIGHDVTRYYDRAVTITDVEQLAGAMTEQLAALFDADPRARARVMGIRRAS; the protein is encoded by the coding sequence ATGACTAACAAGCCCACCGATAATCCCGCCGATCCGTTCAAGAAGGCGCTGGCCGAGGCCACCAAGACGATGGCCGACGATCCGGAACTGTCGGTCACCTATTCCGTCGATCCGCCGGGCCGGACGAACGACAGCGTGCGCCTGCCGCAGGTCAGCCGACGCATGACGCGGGACGAGGTGATGTTGGCGCGGGGCACCGCCGACGCCTTCGCCTTGCGTCACCGGCACCATGATGCGGGCGTCAACGCGCGGTATCTGCCGCAGGGCAACATGGCGCGCGAGCTCTACGACGCGATGGAGGTCGCGCGATGCGAGGCCGTGGGCGCGCGCGACATGCCCGGGACCGCCGGGAATATCGACGCCAAGATCGGTGTCGAGGCGGCGCGCAAGGGTTACGGCGATGTCAGCGACAAGGCGCAGATCCCTTTGGCGACCGCTGCGGGATACTGGATCCGGCAGATGGCGACGGGGCGCGGCCTGCCCAAGGGGGCGGACAACGCGCTCGACCTGTGGCGCGGCTTCATCGAGGAGCAGACCGGCGACCGGCTGGACAATCTGCAGGATGTGCTGGGCGATCAACAGGCCTTCGCACGTCTGGCCCGCCAGTTGATCGACGATCTGGGTTACGGCGACCAGTTGGGCGACGACCCCGATCAGGAGGATGAGGACGAGGAGGAGGAAGGCCAGCCCGAAGAGGAGGAGGAGCCCGACTCCACCGGCAGCGACGACGACGAGGAGGATGCCGAGGCCTCGCCCGAACAGAGCCAGGACCAGCAGGACGACCCGAGCCAGGCCCAGGTGTCGATGGACGACATGGCCGACCAGGAGGCGGGCGAGGAAACGGAGATGCCCGATGCGGACGAGGCGATGGACCCGCCGCCGCCCGCCCCCGTCTCGGACGCCGATCCGAACTACACCGTCTTCACCGAGGTGCATGACGAGATCGTGGGCGCCGAGGAACTGGCCGAGCCGGCCGAACTGGAACGGTTGCGCGCCTATCTCGACCAGCAGCTGGAGCCGCTGAAGGGTGCCGTCAGTCGCTTGGCCAACAAGCTGCAGCGCCGCCTGCAGGCCCAGCAGAACCGGTCATGGGAGTTCGATCTGGAGGAGGGCATCCTCGATGCCGGCCGCCTGGCGCGCGTCGTGGCCAACCCGACGACGCCGCTCTCGTTCAAGATGGAGCGAGACATGGAGTTTCGCGACACTTGCGTGACGCTGCTGCTGGACAATTCCGGCTCGATGCGCGGCCGCCCGATCTCGATCGCGGCGATCTGCGCCGACGTCCTGGCGCGCACGCTGGAACGCTGCGGCGTGAAGGTCGAGATCCTGGGCTTCACCACGCGCGCGTGGAAAGGCGGTCTCGCGCGCGAGGATTGGCTGAAGGCCGAGCGCCCCGCCGCACCCGGTCGCCTGAACGACCTGCGCCACATCATCTACAAGTCCGCCGATGCGCCCTGGCGGCGGGTGCGCCCGAATCTCGGGCTGATGATGAAGGAAGGGCTGCTGAAGGAGAACATCGACGGCGAGGCGCTGGAGTGGGCGCACAGGCGCGCGACCGCGCGGCCCGAGGCGCGCAAGATCCTGATGGTCATCTCGGACGGCGCGCCGGTCGATGACAGCACCCTGTCGGTGAACCCCGCGAACTACCTCGAGAAGCACCTGCGCGACGTGATCGCCATGGTCGAGAAACGCCGTGCCGTCGAACTCCTCGCCATCGGGATCGGTCATGACGTGACGCGCTACTACGACCGCGCGGTCACGATTACGGATGTCGAGCAGCTGGCCGGCGCGATGACCGAACAGCTGGCCGCCCTGTTCGACGCCGACCCCCGCGCCCGCGCCCGAGTGATGGGTATCCGCCGCGCCTCCTGA